Proteins encoded within one genomic window of Kibdelosporangium phytohabitans:
- a CDS encoding sigma-70 family RNA polymerase sigma factor, with protein sequence MTTPGWWPRRSRRVRGEDLVRSLYNEHGASLLAYATRLTNDRAAAEDIVQETLLRAWKHSDALTDEKGSVRGWLLTVARNIVTDRARARAVRPPEVAEVTESPSVERDHADQVVDSMAMLGALDSLSPEHRDVLVEIYYKGRTVTEAAQVLGIAAGTVKSRSYYALRALRAVMSGGKTGTEVPR encoded by the coding sequence GTGACGACCCCAGGCTGGTGGCCGCGGCGGTCGCGGCGCGTTCGTGGCGAAGACCTTGTCCGGTCCTTGTACAACGAGCACGGCGCGAGCCTGCTCGCGTACGCGACCCGGCTGACCAACGACCGGGCCGCGGCCGAAGACATCGTCCAGGAGACATTGCTGCGGGCGTGGAAGCACTCCGACGCGCTGACCGACGAGAAGGGGTCGGTCAGGGGCTGGCTGCTCACCGTGGCGCGAAACATCGTCACAGATCGGGCACGGGCCCGCGCGGTCCGGCCGCCCGAGGTGGCGGAGGTGACTGAGTCACCGTCGGTCGAACGGGACCACGCCGACCAGGTGGTGGACTCGATGGCCATGCTCGGCGCGCTGGACAGCTTGTCGCCCGAGCACCGCGACGTGCTCGTGGAGATCTACTACAAGGGCCGCACGGTCACCGAAGCCGCACAGGTGCTGGGGATCGCGGCAGGTACCGTGAAATCACGTTCTTACTATGCATTGCGTGCCCTGCGGGCCGTGATGTCCGGCGGCAAGACAGGGACGGAGGTGCCCCGGTGA